The following coding sequences are from one Xiphophorus couchianus chromosome 7, X_couchianus-1.0, whole genome shotgun sequence window:
- the u2af1 gene encoding splicing factor U2AF 35 kDa subunit, giving the protein MAEYLASIFGTEKDKVNCSFYFKIGACRHGDRCSRLHNKPTFSQTIALLNIYRNPQNSAQSLDGLTCTVSDMEMQEHYDEFFEEVFTEMEEKYGEVEEMNVCDNLGDHLVGNVYVKFRNEEDAEKAVIDLNNRWFNGQPIHAELSPVTDFREACCRQYEMGECTRGGFCNFMHLKPISRELRRELYGRRRKGRHRSRSRSRDRDRGRGGGGGGGGGGGGGGRNHERRRSRDRERSGRF; this is encoded by the exons AGTCAATTGTtcgttttactttaaaattggTGCCTGCCGACATGGCGACCGCTGCTCCAGATTACACAACAAGCCAACATTTAGCCAG acaatTGCCCTGCTGAATATTTACAGGAACCCTCAGAACAGCGCTCAGTCTTTGGATGGATTAACCT GTACCGTCAGCGACATGGAGATGCAGGAGCACTATGATGAGTTCTTTGAG GAAGTCTTCAcagagatggaagaaaaatacgGAGAAGTGGAGGAAATGAACGTTTGTGACAACCTTGGGGACCATCTTGTGGGAAATGTTTATGTGAAG TTCCGTAATGAGGAGGATGCTGAGAAGGCTGTAATCGACTTGAACAATCGATGGTTCAACGGGCAGCCGATCCACGCGGAGCTCTCTCCCGTCACAGACTTCAGAGAGGCCTGCTGTCGCCAGTATGAGATGGG GGAATGCACTCGTGGAGGTTTCTGTAACTTCATGCATCTGAAACCAATCTCACGTGAACTCAGGAGAGAGCTCTATGGACGCCGCAGGAAGGG CCGCCACCGGTCTCGGTCTCGATCCAGAGACCGGGACAGAGGCCgcggaggaggtggaggtggaggaggaggaggaggaggaggcggccGTAACCATGAGCGGCGTCGGTCCAGAGACAGAGAGCGTTCAGGACGATTTTGA